In one window of Deinococcus sonorensis KR-87 DNA:
- a CDS encoding aminopeptidase, with amino-acid sequence MTADHLGYDPERHARLLTDYCLAVQPGERVLVQTTTLALPLVEALHRTLLQRGATPIVRLEFPSQADEFYRYAPEHLLDATEPLLLSEVESVQASVRILTPTAPDSRLDPARAARHRAALAPIARARAQRRWNLTLYPTAFGAEAAQMTLPDYEAFVAGAMFLDTPDPVARWGDVRALQARLLERLERADEVRILGEGTDLTLRIGGRSWVNSDGKRNMPSGEVFTGPLETSANGQIRFDVPTIYGGAAVSGVQLTFRDGVVVQASAEEGEAALLAALETDAGARLLGELGIGSNAGIQVPTRNILFDEKIGGTVHLALGNGYPETGSSNVSALHWDLIKDLRQGGQLLLDGEVFQQDGQFT; translated from the coding sequence GTGACGGCGGACCACCTGGGCTACGATCCGGAGCGGCACGCCCGGCTGCTCACCGACTACTGCCTCGCGGTTCAGCCGGGAGAGCGGGTGCTGGTGCAGACCACCACTTTGGCACTCCCGCTGGTGGAAGCGCTGCACCGCACCCTGCTTCAGCGCGGGGCCACGCCGATCGTGCGGCTGGAGTTTCCGTCGCAGGCGGACGAGTTCTACCGGTACGCCCCGGAGCACCTGCTGGACGCCACCGAACCGCTGCTGCTCAGCGAGGTGGAGAGTGTGCAGGCGTCGGTACGGATTCTGACGCCCACCGCGCCGGACAGCCGCCTGGACCCGGCGCGGGCGGCCCGGCACCGGGCGGCCCTGGCCCCCATCGCACGGGCGCGGGCGCAGCGGCGCTGGAACCTGACGCTGTATCCCACCGCCTTCGGGGCCGAGGCCGCCCAGATGACCCTGCCGGACTACGAGGCCTTCGTGGCGGGCGCGATGTTTCTGGATACGCCGGACCCGGTGGCCCGCTGGGGCGATGTTCGCGCGCTGCAGGCCCGGCTGCTGGAGCGGCTGGAACGCGCCGATGAGGTCCGGATCCTGGGCGAGGGCACCGATCTGACCCTAAGAATCGGCGGGCGCAGTTGGGTCAACAGCGACGGCAAGCGCAACATGCCCAGCGGAGAGGTGTTCACCGGCCCGCTGGAAACGAGCGCCAACGGTCAGATCCGCTTCGATGTCCCGACTATCTACGGCGGCGCAGCGGTGAGCGGCGTCCAGCTGACCTTCCGGGACGGGGTGGTGGTGCAGGCGAGCGCCGAAGAGGGCGAGGCCGCCCTGCTGGCCGCGCTCGAGACGGACGCCGGCGCCCGCCTGCTGGGCGAACTGGGCATCGGTAGCAACGCCGGCATCCAGGTGCCGACCCGCAATATCCTGTTCGATGAGAAGATCGGTGGCACCGTCCACCTGGCCCTCGGGAACGGCTACCCCGAGACCGGCAGCAGCAACGTCTCGGCGCTGCACTGGGACCTGATCAAGGACCTGCGTCAGGGAGGACAGCTGCTGCTGGACGGCGAGGTGTTCCAGCAGGACGGCCAGTTCACCTGA
- a CDS encoding RecQ family ATP-dependent DNA helicase, with translation MVRVSKEMQRAQRIAREVFGHEQLHGAQQQAIGSVLEGHDTLAIMPTGSGKSAIYQVAALALGGPAVVVSPLIALQRDQVEALEVHLPGQAAWINSTLRPADREATLQAFEEGQLAFLFLAPEQLCSEETLARLSAARPSLFVVDEAHCVSEWGHDFRPEYLRLGQVVEALGRPPVLALTATAAPPVRAEIIERLGMRGARTLVSGFDRPELRLEVRRFENPDAKRSALLAAVLEAQKPGIVYAATRRAAEECAEELLSCGVQAAAYHAGMNAAAREQVQTSFMLDELEVIVATNAFGMGIDKSNVRFVYHLQLPGSVDAYAQELGRAGRDGAAADVILFYTPSDLNLRRYFAGGPHLDAEQVEVVLRTVEEADGSLDVQALSEQTGLSQARVLTAVSRLEDVGAVDVQPGGAVNVSGEANETPPADLAAQAAQAQDRRQAYERSRLDMMRGYAETEGCRREYLLNYFGQPYQAPCDNCDTCQDGRVQETGAGLAVPFAIGGRVAHRSLGEGQVMHYEGEKITVLFDQHGYQTLALTIVLEQALLEPLFASGQLPTA, from the coding sequence ATGGTCAGAGTTAGCAAAGAGATGCAACGGGCACAGCGAATCGCCCGTGAGGTGTTCGGACACGAGCAATTGCACGGCGCGCAGCAGCAGGCCATCGGGTCGGTGCTGGAGGGCCATGACACGCTGGCCATCATGCCCACCGGCAGCGGCAAGTCGGCCATCTATCAGGTCGCGGCGCTGGCCCTGGGCGGCCCGGCGGTGGTGGTCTCGCCGCTGATCGCTCTGCAACGCGATCAGGTGGAGGCGCTGGAGGTGCACCTGCCGGGTCAGGCCGCCTGGATCAACTCCACCCTGCGCCCGGCAGACCGCGAGGCGACCCTGCAGGCCTTCGAAGAGGGGCAGCTCGCGTTCCTGTTCCTCGCACCCGAGCAGCTCTGCAGTGAGGAGACGCTGGCCCGGCTCAGCGCCGCCCGACCTTCACTGTTCGTGGTGGATGAGGCGCACTGCGTGTCCGAGTGGGGCCACGACTTCCGCCCCGAGTATCTGCGGCTCGGGCAGGTGGTGGAGGCGCTGGGTCGCCCCCCGGTGCTGGCCCTGACCGCCACCGCTGCGCCGCCGGTTCGGGCCGAAATTATCGAGCGGCTGGGAATGCGCGGCGCCCGCACGCTGGTGAGTGGGTTCGACCGGCCGGAACTCCGGCTGGAGGTGCGGCGTTTCGAGAACCCGGACGCCAAACGCTCGGCGCTGCTGGCCGCGGTGTTGGAGGCGCAGAAGCCCGGCATCGTCTACGCGGCGACCCGCAGGGCGGCAGAGGAATGTGCCGAGGAGCTGCTGTCATGCGGGGTACAGGCGGCGGCCTATCACGCCGGCATGAATGCGGCGGCGCGCGAGCAGGTGCAGACCAGCTTCATGCTGGATGAGCTGGAGGTGATCGTGGCGACGAACGCCTTCGGCATGGGCATCGACAAGTCGAACGTGCGCTTCGTGTATCACCTTCAGCTTCCGGGGTCGGTGGACGCCTACGCCCAGGAGCTCGGGCGGGCCGGCCGGGACGGCGCAGCGGCCGATGTGATCCTGTTCTACACACCCAGCGACCTCAATCTGCGCCGGTACTTCGCGGGCGGCCCTCACCTGGACGCGGAGCAGGTGGAGGTGGTGCTGCGGACGGTGGAGGAGGCGGACGGTTCGCTGGACGTCCAGGCGCTGAGTGAGCAGACGGGCCTGTCTCAGGCACGGGTGCTGACGGCGGTCAGCCGTCTGGAGGATGTTGGGGCCGTGGACGTGCAGCCGGGCGGCGCGGTGAACGTCAGCGGGGAGGCGAACGAGACCCCCCCGGCAGACCTCGCAGCGCAGGCGGCCCAGGCCCAGGACCGCCGTCAGGCCTACGAGCGCTCGCGGCTGGACATGATGCGCGGCTATGCCGAGACTGAAGGATGCCGGCGCGAGTACCTGCTCAACTACTTCGGCCAGCCGTACCAGGCGCCGTGTGACAACTGCGACACCTGCCAGGACGGACGGGTCCAGGAGACCGGCGCGGGGCTGGCGGTGCCGTTCGCCATAGGCGGCCGGGTGGCCCATCGGAGCCTCGGAGAGGGCCAGGTCATGCATTACGAGGGCGAGAAGATCACCGTCCTGTTTGATCAGCACGGCTATCAGACCCTGGCGCTGACCATCGTGCTGGAACAGGCGCTGCTGGAGCCACTGTTCGCCTCCGGGCAGCTCCCGACCGCCTGA
- a CDS encoding DUF1206 domain-containing protein translates to MDVRGWARRHEALIGWLARIGYVAKGLVFFSLGASTLRAALGVGQLPDGVRGALATWANEPWGRGLLWSVAAGLLCYVVWLLCRAFLDADGQGKGFLPLVRRLGCLTSALTFLGAAGIAVQVAWRGWGQGDGNDPQMWVAWFLMLPLGPWLVGTAGVVLLGVLVNHLIVAFTGMFLMFVEVEHLPGWHTALLRAAGLLGLLARGAVLGVIGVLLIRAALWDNAQASGGIGKVIRIVADDPSGLWLLGVLAFGLLCLGLYSFAQAWHRRVSLL, encoded by the coding sequence ATGGATGTGCGGGGGTGGGCCAGACGCCATGAGGCGCTGATCGGATGGCTGGCGCGCATCGGGTACGTGGCCAAGGGCCTGGTCTTCTTCAGCCTGGGCGCCTCCACCCTGCGCGCCGCCCTGGGGGTGGGGCAGCTGCCGGACGGCGTACGCGGCGCCCTCGCCACCTGGGCGAACGAACCGTGGGGCCGCGGGCTGCTGTGGAGCGTGGCGGCTGGCCTGCTCTGCTACGTGGTGTGGCTGCTGTGCCGCGCCTTCCTCGACGCGGACGGTCAGGGCAAGGGGTTTCTGCCGCTGGTGCGGCGCCTGGGGTGTCTCACCAGCGCCCTGACCTTCCTCGGTGCGGCTGGGATCGCTGTGCAGGTGGCATGGCGCGGCTGGGGGCAGGGAGACGGCAACGACCCCCAGATGTGGGTGGCGTGGTTCCTGATGCTGCCGCTGGGGCCGTGGCTGGTCGGGACGGCCGGAGTGGTGCTGCTCGGCGTGCTGGTGAATCACCTGATCGTAGCGTTCACCGGCATGTTCCTGATGTTCGTTGAGGTGGAGCATCTGCCCGGGTGGCACACCGCCCTGCTGCGTGCGGCCGGACTGCTCGGACTGCTGGCACGCGGCGCGGTGCTGGGCGTGATTGGGGTACTCCTGATCCGCGCGGCCCTGTGGGACAACGCCCAGGCGTCGGGGGGCATCGGCAAGGTCATCCGGATCGTGGCAGACGACCCGTCGGGCCTGTGGCTGCTGGGGGTGCTCGCCTTCGGCCTGCTGTGCCTGGGGCTCTATTCCTTCGCGCAGGCGTGGCACCGGCGCGTGAGCCTGCTCTAG